A window of the Methyloprofundus sp. genome harbors these coding sequences:
- a CDS encoding dTDP-4-dehydrorhamnose 3,5-epimerase, translating into MSYIETAIPDVKIFDPKVFGDERGFFMETFRQDVFNEQCAQQVFVQDNHSKSAHGILRGLHYQMQKTQGKLVRVTAGEVYDVAVDMRQSSATFGQHVGVILSAENKRQMWVPEGFAHGFYVLSESAEFIYKCTDYYAPEHEVSLLWDDPTLNIAWPLVDKQPPLLAEKDKQGLVFAQAPYFE; encoded by the coding sequence ATGAGTTATATAGAAACCGCAATTCCTGATGTAAAAATATTTGATCCCAAGGTGTTTGGTGATGAGCGCGGCTTCTTTATGGAGACATTTCGTCAAGATGTATTCAATGAGCAATGTGCACAACAAGTATTCGTACAGGATAATCATAGTAAATCAGCACATGGTATTCTACGTGGACTACATTATCAGATGCAGAAAACGCAGGGTAAATTAGTGCGTGTGACAGCTGGTGAAGTGTATGATGTGGCTGTTGATATGCGGCAATCATCAGCCACTTTTGGTCAGCATGTGGGGGTTATTTTATCAGCAGAAAATAAGCGGCAGATGTGGGTGCCTGAGGGTTTTGCACATGGTTTTTATGTTCTCAGTGAATCAGCTGAATTTATATATAAATGTACTGATTATTATGCGCCAGAACACGAGGTTTCCTTATTATGGGATGACCCAACTTTAAATATAGCTTGGCCGTTGGTTGATAAGCAACCACCGTTGTTGGCAGAGAAGGATAAGCAAGGTCTTGTGTTTGCGCAAGCACCTTATTTTGAATGA
- a CDS encoding transposase, IS4 family has translation MFILRDLLSPLQSHFSETTLGKERASLFAYTLLSIIVPFTSSISSNLWRSLETLFGINIKRKRFYTFMASTKLPWQGLWKTAWDLIDNPETDDRLLIALDDFINPKVGKKIFGCETIYDHAAKANQSDYPWAQNVVAIGLLKQIKNRWACLFLDFRHYLPQKAIDAQSDRAKIKGRLQSFETKIGQAAQMIIGVANHFSGKQILAVTDSWFGNAGLLKPVRKEVGSLFDILSRLRCNSVLYDLPETRQSGQRGRPRKYGQRLGSATEMAKCIRHEAAEYQVTLYGKQRTVLAHERIVMLKSLKCKVRVVWVFRKTQWIALFSTDLSLSVTQMIEFYGARWKIESGFKELKQDIGSQKSQCRNAHSVTNHLNFCMMASTLTWIYADRLKADPERRHKVKGRASFAFSDVRRIITEAALNPDFNHVCPKPSNSPINPLIAVLLRMVA, from the coding sequence ATGTTCATTTTACGCGATCTTCTTTCTCCTCTTCAATCACATTTTTCAGAAACCACGCTCGGCAAAGAAAGAGCCTCGTTATTTGCCTATACGCTACTGTCGATCATTGTCCCGTTTACTTCCTCCATTAGTTCCAATTTATGGCGTAGCCTTGAAACGCTGTTCGGTATCAATATCAAGCGGAAACGATTTTACACATTCATGGCATCAACCAAATTACCGTGGCAAGGTTTATGGAAAACAGCCTGGGACCTGATCGACAACCCTGAAACGGACGACCGATTATTAATTGCCCTGGATGATTTCATCAACCCTAAAGTGGGCAAAAAAATCTTTGGTTGCGAAACCATTTATGATCATGCGGCCAAAGCCAATCAAAGCGACTACCCATGGGCACAAAACGTGGTAGCCATCGGTTTGCTCAAGCAAATAAAAAATCGTTGGGCCTGTTTGTTTTTAGATTTTCGCCACTACCTTCCACAGAAAGCGATTGATGCACAATCCGATCGAGCGAAGATCAAAGGTCGATTGCAGTCGTTTGAAACCAAGATCGGCCAAGCTGCACAGATGATCATCGGGGTTGCAAATCATTTTTCCGGCAAGCAAATACTCGCGGTGACCGATAGTTGGTTTGGCAATGCAGGTTTGTTAAAGCCCGTACGCAAAGAGGTAGGCAGTCTGTTTGATATTCTGTCGCGCCTGCGCTGTAATAGTGTTTTATATGATCTTCCCGAGACAAGACAATCTGGGCAGCGAGGGAGACCTCGAAAATATGGCCAGCGCTTGGGTTCGGCAACAGAAATGGCAAAATGCATTCGTCACGAAGCCGCCGAATATCAGGTGACTCTTTATGGCAAACAGCGTACGGTACTTGCCCATGAACGCATTGTCATGCTGAAAAGTTTAAAATGCAAAGTACGCGTCGTGTGGGTTTTTCGTAAAACGCAATGGATCGCACTGTTTAGCACGGACTTGTCATTATCGGTCACGCAAATGATCGAGTTTTATGGTGCGAGATGGAAAATCGAATCAGGATTCAAGGAGTTGAAACAAGACATCGGCAGTCAAAAAAGTCAGTGTCGTAATGCGCATTCCGTGACCAATCATTTGAATTTTTGTATGATGGCAAGTACGCTGACCTGGATTTATGCCGACCGTTTAAAGGCGGATCCGGAGCGTCGGCACAAAGTAAAAGGGCGCGCCAGTTTTGCCTTTTCAGACGTGCGGCGCATCATTACCGAGGCAGCATTGAACCCGGATTTTAATCATGTTTGCCCCAAACCAAGCAACTCCCCGATAAATCCACTGATTGCCGTACTGTTACGCATGGTGGCTTGA
- a CDS encoding threonine synthase, with product MATHTRYTGLIEHYRDRLAVSDSTRIISLGEGNTPLIELQNIPRLIGKDVKIYVKYEGLNPTGSFKDRGMSMAVTKAVEEGSQAIICASTGNTSAAAAAYAVRAGITAFVLIPEGKIAQGKLAQTLMYGAQIIQIRGNFDEGMSLVKQVATHAPVTIVNSINPFRIEGQKTAAFEIVDELGKAPDFHCLPVGNAGNITAYWRGYSEYATETNGLAAVSNNRPVMCGYQAAGAAPFTAGKMIDNPETVATAIRIGHPQSWDLAWNVHKESGGWFDSFADEQILAAQKMLSAYEGIFCEPASATSLAGALSDIASGKIPEGSTIVCTLTGNGLKDPDTAIQQCTETHPVSIDASLDAVKKAILDNM from the coding sequence ATGGCAACACATACACGTTACACAGGTTTAATTGAACATTACCGAGATCGCTTAGCCGTTAGCGATTCTACTCGTATCATTAGCTTAGGCGAAGGCAATACTCCTCTCATTGAATTACAAAACATCCCTAGATTAATAGGTAAAGATGTTAAAATTTATGTGAAATATGAAGGCTTAAACCCTACTGGATCATTTAAAGATCGCGGTATGAGCATGGCCGTCACCAAAGCTGTTGAAGAAGGTAGCCAAGCAATTATCTGTGCATCAACTGGTAACACCTCAGCTGCTGCAGCTGCTTACGCAGTACGCGCTGGTATTACTGCCTTCGTCTTGATTCCTGAAGGCAAAATTGCGCAAGGAAAATTAGCACAAACATTGATGTATGGTGCACAAATCATTCAAATCAGAGGTAACTTTGATGAAGGCATGAGCTTGGTCAAACAAGTTGCTACCCACGCACCTGTCACCATCGTTAACTCTATCAACCCATTTAGAATCGAAGGCCAGAAAACAGCTGCTTTTGAAATTGTTGATGAACTAGGTAAAGCACCTGACTTTCATTGTCTACCAGTCGGTAATGCAGGTAACATCACAGCTTACTGGAGAGGCTATAGCGAATACGCAACAGAAACAAACGGTCTAGCGGCTGTCAGCAATAACCGTCCTGTTATGTGCGGCTATCAAGCAGCAGGTGCCGCACCTTTTACCGCTGGCAAAATGATTGATAACCCTGAAACAGTGGCAACCGCCATTCGTATCGGGCACCCACAATCTTGGGACTTAGCATGGAATGTACATAAAGAATCAGGTGGCTGGTTTGATAGCTTTGCTGATGAGCAAATTCTGGCTGCACAAAAAATGCTCTCTGCTTATGAAGGCATTTTCTGTGAACCTGCTTCTGCAACTTCATTAGCGGGCGCTTTAAGTGACATTGCTTCTGGCAAAATCCCTGAAGGCAGTACTATTGTTTGTACATTAACAGGTAATGGCTTAAAAGACCCTGATACTGCAATACAACAATGCACAGAGACACACCCAGTATCAATTGATGCATCACTTGATGCTGTGAAAAAAGCAATTTTGGACAATATGTAA
- a CDS encoding homoserine dehydrogenase gives MKPVKVGVLGLGTVGGGTVNVLKRNAQEISRRAGRDIIVTRASARDLTRERICSTEGITLSADPLEVVNAPEIDIVLELIGGTTLAKDLVLQAIANGKHIVTANKALIALHGNEIFAAASKANVTVAYEAAVAGGIPIIKAIREGLSGNQINWLAGIINGTGNFILTEMRDKGRDFADVLAEAQALGYAEADPTFDVEGIDAGHKLMILASIAFGIPLQFDKVFTEGITKITRADVEYAGELGYRIKHLGIARKTEKGIELRVHPTLIPERRLIANVDGVMNAVLVNADAVGPTLYYGAGAGAEATASAVIADVVDVVRTLTLSAENRVPHLAFQDDAITDLTILGPEEIETTYYLRLMVEDKPGTLADITNILAQHNISIEAIIQKEPHNDETELPIIMLTQKTIEKEMNSAISAIENLPSVTGQVTRIRLETLG, from the coding sequence TTGAAGCCAGTAAAAGTAGGCGTTTTAGGCTTAGGTACTGTCGGTGGCGGTACTGTGAATGTTCTAAAACGTAATGCACAAGAAATCTCACGTCGCGCAGGTAGAGACATTATTGTCACTCGCGCCTCAGCGCGTGACCTGACACGTGAGCGCATTTGTAGCACTGAAGGCATCACCTTAAGCGCCGACCCTTTGGAAGTTGTTAACGCCCCTGAGATAGACATTGTCTTAGAACTTATTGGTGGCACAACTTTAGCAAAAGATCTAGTGTTACAAGCCATTGCCAATGGCAAGCATATTGTTACCGCCAATAAAGCATTGATTGCCTTACATGGTAATGAGATTTTTGCTGCAGCGAGTAAAGCCAATGTAACGGTTGCTTATGAAGCTGCAGTGGCTGGCGGTATCCCTATTATTAAAGCGATTCGTGAAGGCTTAAGTGGTAACCAAATTAACTGGTTAGCAGGTATTATTAATGGTACCGGCAACTTTATCCTGACTGAAATGCGCGATAAGGGCCGTGATTTTGCTGACGTATTAGCCGAAGCACAAGCACTGGGCTATGCCGAGGCAGACCCTACTTTTGATGTTGAAGGCATTGATGCAGGCCATAAATTAATGATTCTTGCTTCAATTGCTTTTGGTATTCCACTGCAATTTGACAAGGTCTTTACTGAAGGCATTACTAAAATTACCCGTGCTGATGTCGAGTATGCAGGTGAATTAGGTTACCGCATCAAGCATCTAGGTATTGCTCGTAAAACTGAGAAAGGCATTGAACTTAGAGTTCACCCAACTTTAATCCCTGAGCGTCGCCTGATTGCCAATGTTGATGGTGTCATGAATGCCGTTTTAGTGAATGCTGATGCAGTCGGCCCAACACTTTATTATGGTGCTGGCGCTGGTGCTGAAGCAACTGCCTCTGCTGTTATTGCCGATGTAGTTGACGTTGTACGTACTTTAACGCTATCCGCTGAAAATCGTGTACCGCACCTTGCATTTCAAGATGACGCCATTACTGATTTAACCATCTTAGGCCCTGAAGAAATAGAAACTACTTACTATTTACGCTTAATGGTCGAGGACAAGCCAGGCACACTAGCTGACATTACCAATATTTTAGCGCAGCACAATATTAGTATTGAAGCGATCATACAAAAAGAACCGCATAATGATGAAACGGAATTACCTATCATTATGCTGACTCAAAAAACCATAGAAAAAGAAATGAACTCAGCCATTTCTGCTATTGAAAACTTACCGTCGGTTACTGGACAAGTAACACGCATACGTCTTGAAACTTTAGGATAA
- a CDS encoding dTDP-4-dehydrorhamnose reductase has product MKIVVIGQSGQLAWELARLSDEHIEIICFGREQIDITDIDSIKSKLQASGADAVINASAYTAVDLAETERDNAYFLNATAVGNLATVCTQLSLHFVHVSTDFVFGGTKGIPYLPNEPYEPLGVYGESKAAGEQLIRQIIPEQSCIIRTSWVYSSHGNNFVKTMLRLMAEKPELGIISDQIGSPTYAQGLARVCLLAAVNKVVGIHHWSDAGVASWYDFAVAIQEIALAKHMLAKAIPIKPIMTKDYPTPAKRPYYSVLDKTSLAGALPDLPQIHWRVQLTTMLDELQASS; this is encoded by the coding sequence ATGAAAATTGTAGTGATAGGACAAAGCGGGCAGCTGGCTTGGGAGCTTGCCAGGTTGTCTGATGAACATATTGAAATTATTTGCTTTGGTCGTGAGCAAATAGATATAACGGATATAGATTCCATTAAGTCTAAATTACAAGCGAGTGGTGCGGATGCGGTCATTAACGCCTCTGCCTATACCGCTGTAGATTTGGCTGAGACCGAACGCGATAATGCCTATTTTCTTAATGCAACTGCTGTGGGTAATTTGGCGACAGTCTGTACGCAATTATCGTTACATTTTGTACATGTTTCGACTGATTTTGTTTTTGGTGGCACTAAGGGTATCCCCTATTTGCCTAATGAGCCGTATGAGCCCTTAGGTGTTTATGGGGAGAGCAAAGCCGCAGGTGAGCAATTAATTAGGCAAATTATTCCCGAGCAGAGCTGTATTATTCGAACTTCTTGGGTGTATTCCAGTCATGGAAATAACTTCGTAAAAACCATGTTGCGCTTAATGGCCGAGAAGCCTGAATTGGGCATTATCAGTGATCAAATTGGTTCACCTACTTATGCACAAGGTCTGGCGCGCGTCTGTTTGTTGGCAGCCGTTAATAAGGTGGTGGGTATTCATCATTGGAGTGATGCAGGTGTTGCCAGTTGGTATGATTTTGCGGTTGCCATTCAGGAAATTGCATTAGCAAAGCATATGTTGGCAAAAGCAATCCCTATTAAGCCTATTATGACTAAGGACTACCCAACCCCCGCTAAAAGACCATACTATAGTGTTTTGGATAAAACGAGTTTGGCTGGGGCATTACCAGACCTGCCTCAAATCCATTGGCGCGTACAATTAACAACAATGTTGGATGAGTTACAGGCATCGTCATAA
- a CDS encoding peroxiredoxin Q/BCP: MSAVSIGNPVPDFEAMSTGDKTIKLSDYKGQYVLLYFYPRDNTPGCTTEGKNFRDNIAQFEQLNTVILGASRDSVRVHEGFKSKQEFPFDLLSDKEETLCNLFDVIKMKKLYGKESLGIERSTFLIDPNGILIHEWRKVKVKIHLDEVLEVLNQLGN; encoded by the coding sequence ATGTCTGCTGTCAGTATAGGTAACCCAGTACCCGATTTTGAAGCCATGTCTACTGGCGACAAAACTATTAAATTATCAGATTATAAAGGCCAATATGTTTTGCTCTATTTCTACCCAAGAGACAATACCCCAGGCTGTACAACCGAAGGCAAAAATTTTCGCGATAACATCGCACAATTCGAGCAACTCAATACCGTCATTCTAGGCGCTTCTCGTGATAGTGTGCGTGTTCATGAAGGTTTTAAAAGCAAGCAAGAATTCCCATTTGACCTGCTCTCCGATAAAGAAGAAACACTGTGTAACTTATTTGATGTCATCAAAATGAAGAAACTTTATGGCAAAGAATCACTAGGTATAGAGCGCAGTACTTTTTTAATAGACCCAAATGGCATACTCATACATGAATGGCGTAAAGTAAAAGTAAAAATTCACCTTGATGAAGTTTTAGAAGTATTAAACCAATTAGGAAATTAA
- a CDS encoding glucose-1-phosphate thymidylyltransferase, with protein sequence MRKGIILAGGTGTRLYPLTKVVSKQLMPVYDKPMVYYPLATLMQAGIQEILVISTPTEIHQFKELLGNGSDFGISLTYAVQHTPDGLAQAFVIAEEFLGGEGAALILGDNLFYGHNLIKNLKEANAREVGGTVFGYHVSNPEAYGVVEFDDAWLATSIEEKPSQPKSSYAVPGLYFFDERVVEFAKKVQPSERGELEITDVMAQYLELGELKVKVMGRGTAWLDTGTHDDLLAAAQFIATIDKRQGLKVNAPEEIAYRNGWITAEQMREIAEPLRKSGYGEYLLKLLDEKILS encoded by the coding sequence ATGCGTAAAGGAATTATTTTAGCAGGTGGCACGGGGACGCGACTATACCCTTTGACTAAGGTAGTGAGTAAGCAATTAATGCCGGTTTATGATAAGCCGATGGTTTATTACCCACTTGCAACGCTTATGCAAGCAGGGATACAAGAGATTTTAGTTATTTCTACTCCGACAGAAATTCATCAATTTAAAGAATTGTTGGGTAATGGTAGTGACTTTGGTATTAGTCTAACCTATGCTGTGCAGCATACTCCTGATGGCTTGGCGCAAGCCTTTGTTATTGCTGAGGAATTTTTAGGGGGCGAAGGCGCGGCGTTAATATTGGGTGATAATTTGTTCTATGGACATAATTTGATTAAAAACCTAAAAGAAGCCAATGCAAGGGAAGTGGGTGGAACTGTTTTTGGTTACCATGTCAGTAACCCAGAAGCTTATGGAGTTGTGGAGTTTGATGATGCTTGGCTGGCTACTTCAATAGAAGAAAAACCGAGTCAACCAAAGTCAAGTTATGCCGTGCCTGGATTGTATTTCTTTGATGAACGAGTTGTTGAGTTTGCTAAAAAGGTACAGCCATCAGAGCGAGGTGAGTTGGAAATTACCGATGTGATGGCTCAATATCTTGAGCTAGGTGAACTGAAAGTCAAAGTTATGGGGCGTGGAACTGCGTGGTTAGATACTGGGACACATGATGACTTATTGGCTGCCGCTCAGTTTATTGCCACCATAGATAAGCGCCAAGGCTTAAAAGTTAATGCACCTGAAGAAATAGCGTATAGAAATGGCTGGATTACTGCTGAACAAATGCGTGAGATAGCTGAGCCATTACGTAAGAGTGGTTATGGTGAGTATTTATTAAAATTATTAGATGAGAAAATTCTTTCATGA
- a CDS encoding PhoH-like ATPase, with amino-acid sequence MNISAEKKLFVLDTNVLMHDPTALFHFQEHNIFIPMVVLEELDHGKKGRTEVARNVRQVSRFIDDLLKGRNQEDIKDGLPLSNLQSSGQKENALEGRLYFQTQHMDSLLPESMPGHLADNSILSIVLALIKEHPNTQVILVSKDINMRIKAAALELKAEDYHTDQTLDDIDLLYSGSSALPVDFWETHGKKMQSWIEEGRTYYKVEGPLVTDWYPNQYLYLETDSDFEAIVRSVDHETATLELAVNYRVGHHTAWGINAKNREQNFAFNVLMDPEVDFVTLLGTAGTGKTLLALAAGLTQTMDDKAYQEIIMTRETVPVGEDIGFLPGTEEEKMTPWMGALIDNLELLGKQEEDSEWEKDVTKNILMNKIKIRSLNFMRGRTFLNRYLIIDEAQNLTPKQIKTLITRAGPGTKIICIGNLAQIDTPYLTATSSGLTYVVDKFKSWNHGAHITLKRGERSRLADHAAEVL; translated from the coding sequence ATGAATATCAGTGCAGAAAAAAAGCTCTTTGTCCTAGATACTAACGTATTAATGCATGACCCGACTGCCCTGTTCCACTTTCAAGAACATAATATCTTTATTCCGATGGTCGTACTAGAAGAACTCGATCATGGCAAAAAAGGCAGAACCGAGGTTGCTAGGAATGTGCGCCAAGTAAGTCGCTTTATTGATGATTTACTCAAAGGCAGGAATCAAGAGGATATCAAGGATGGCTTACCACTTTCAAATTTGCAAAGTTCAGGGCAAAAAGAAAATGCCTTAGAAGGCCGGTTATATTTTCAAACGCAACATATGGATTCGCTATTACCTGAATCCATGCCAGGTCACCTTGCTGATAATTCAATATTAAGCATCGTCCTCGCCCTGATTAAAGAACACCCTAATACGCAAGTTATCTTGGTTTCTAAAGATATCAATATGCGCATTAAAGCCGCAGCATTAGAACTAAAGGCTGAGGACTACCACACTGACCAAACCTTAGATGATATTGACCTACTGTATAGCGGCTCCAGCGCCCTACCAGTGGATTTTTGGGAAACCCATGGCAAAAAAATGCAGTCATGGATCGAAGAAGGTCGTACATATTATAAAGTGGAAGGCCCACTCGTCACAGACTGGTATCCAAACCAATATTTGTATCTCGAAACAGACTCTGATTTTGAAGCCATTGTCCGCTCGGTCGATCATGAAACGGCCACTCTTGAATTAGCAGTTAATTATCGTGTAGGACATCATACCGCTTGGGGCATTAACGCAAAAAATAGAGAGCAGAACTTTGCCTTCAATGTACTAATGGATCCTGAAGTAGACTTTGTTACTTTATTAGGAACTGCGGGGACAGGAAAAACGCTACTAGCATTAGCAGCGGGACTCACTCAAACCATGGATGACAAAGCCTACCAAGAAATCATTATGACTCGTGAAACGGTACCTGTTGGCGAAGACATTGGTTTTTTACCAGGTACAGAAGAAGAAAAGATGACACCGTGGATGGGCGCACTGATTGATAACCTAGAATTACTAGGCAAACAAGAAGAAGATAGCGAATGGGAAAAGGATGTTACCAAAAACATTTTGATGAATAAAATCAAAATCCGCTCACTTAACTTTATGCGCGGTCGCACTTTTTTAAATCGTTACCTTATTATTGACGAAGCTCAAAACTTAACTCCCAAACAAATAAAAACTCTCATTACTCGGGCAGGTCCCGGTACAAAAATCATCTGTATTGGTAATCTAGCCCAAATTGATACCCCTTATTTAACCGCCACCAGTTCAGGGCTCACCTATGTAGTTGATAAATTCAAATCATGGAACCATGGTGCGCATATAACACTTAAACGCGGTGAACGCTCTCGATTGGCTGACCATGCTGCGGAAGTATTATAA
- a CDS encoding alanine-synthesizing transaminase → MEEFHRISRLPPYVFNIVNDLKAQARAQGEDIIDFGMGNPDQPTPKHIVDKMVEATQREDTHRYSVSRGIPRLRRAICNWYKKRYDIELDPETQAIVTIGSKEGLAHLALATLGPGDTVMVPNPAYPIHPYGIVIAGADLRHVKMVPGVDFVEELHKAIAESWPKPKMLILNFPGNPTTQCVDLDFFEKIIAVAREHKIWVVHDIAYADIVFDGYKAPSILQVPGAEEVAVEFFSLSKSYNMPGWRVGFMCGNKELVAALARIKSYLDYGMFTPIQIAAITALEGPQDCVTEICAMYKERRDVLCDGLNSIGWHVEKPKATMFVWAPIPNAYKEMGSIEFCKKMITEAKVAVSPGIGFGQFGDDHVRFSLIENEHRTRQAIRGIRAMFKKDGLI, encoded by the coding sequence ATGGAAGAATTTCACCGTATTAGTCGCCTCCCTCCTTATGTTTTTAATATCGTTAACGACTTAAAAGCACAAGCCAGAGCCCAAGGCGAAGATATTATTGATTTTGGTATGGGTAACCCTGACCAGCCGACACCAAAACATATTGTTGATAAAATGGTGGAAGCAACACAGCGCGAAGATACGCATCGTTATTCGGTTTCACGCGGCATCCCAAGACTTAGACGCGCCATTTGTAACTGGTACAAAAAACGTTACGATATTGAGCTAGACCCCGAAACACAAGCCATTGTAACCATAGGTTCCAAAGAAGGCTTGGCACATTTAGCATTGGCGACCTTGGGGCCTGGCGACACTGTCATGGTACCCAACCCAGCTTATCCGATTCACCCATATGGTATTGTCATTGCTGGCGCAGACTTAAGACATGTCAAAATGGTACCAGGGGTTGATTTTGTCGAAGAATTGCATAAAGCGATTGCCGAATCTTGGCCAAAACCAAAAATGCTCATTCTCAATTTTCCAGGCAACCCGACTACTCAGTGCGTTGACCTAGACTTTTTTGAAAAAATCATTGCGGTCGCACGTGAGCATAAAATTTGGGTAGTACACGATATTGCCTACGCAGATATAGTTTTTGATGGCTATAAAGCACCTTCCATACTACAAGTACCAGGTGCCGAAGAAGTTGCAGTGGAATTCTTTTCTTTATCCAAAAGTTACAATATGCCTGGTTGGCGTGTCGGCTTTATGTGCGGTAACAAAGAGTTGGTTGCAGCACTAGCACGCATTAAATCCTATTTGGATTATGGCATGTTTACGCCTATTCAAATTGCTGCCATTACTGCACTAGAAGGCCCACAAGATTGCGTAACTGAGATTTGTGCGATGTACAAAGAGCGCCGTGATGTCCTTTGTGATGGCTTAAACTCAATTGGCTGGCATGTAGAGAAACCCAAAGCAACCATGTTTGTCTGGGCACCCATTCCCAATGCATACAAAGAAATGGGCTCAATAGAATTTTGTAAAAAAATGATCACTGAAGCCAAAGTTGCGGTTTCTCCCGGCATCGGTTTTGGTCAGTTTGGCGATGATCATGTCCGTTTCAGTTTAATTGAAAATGAGCATAGAACTCGGCAGGCCATTCGTGGTATCCGAGCAATGTTCAAAAAAGATGGTTTAATTTAA
- a CDS encoding dTDP-glucose 4,6-dehydratase encodes MKTLLVTGGAGFIGANFVHYWLESYPDDKVVVLDALTYAGNLANLAAVQTNSHYTFVQGNICDQELVELLLVKHSITTLVHFAAESHVDRSITGPDEFIETNILGTYSLLKAAKKTWIDIPVSKGEQPLAHRFHHVSTDEVYGTLSATDPAFTETAAYAPNSPYSASKAASDHLVRAYHHTYGLAVTTSNCSNNYGPYHFPEKLIPLVIINILHNKSLPIYGDGMQIRDWLYVEDHAYGIDLVLNKGKVGETYNIGGNNEWANINIVKEVCHLLEQAFVTDQTLAKKFPEALAAINQDTEALITYVKDRPGHDRRYAIDATKTNNELGYVPRESFETGIAKTVQWYLDNDTWWQAVIDGSYQDWINEQYV; translated from the coding sequence ATGAAAACTTTATTAGTAACAGGTGGCGCAGGCTTTATCGGTGCAAATTTTGTCCATTATTGGTTGGAAAGCTACCCAGATGATAAGGTCGTAGTTCTAGATGCCTTAACTTATGCAGGTAATCTTGCAAATTTGGCGGCAGTACAGACAAACTCTCATTACACTTTTGTACAAGGTAATATTTGTGACCAAGAGTTAGTCGAGTTATTATTAGTCAAACACAGCATCACAACATTAGTGCACTTTGCTGCTGAATCACATGTTGATCGTTCTATCACAGGACCTGATGAGTTTATTGAAACCAATATTTTAGGCACTTATTCATTATTAAAAGCAGCCAAAAAAACTTGGATAGATATTCCAGTAAGTAAAGGTGAGCAGCCCTTAGCACATCGTTTTCATCATGTTTCCACCGATGAAGTATATGGAACTTTATCGGCAACTGATCCTGCCTTTACTGAAACAGCTGCTTATGCGCCTAATTCACCTTACTCCGCGAGTAAAGCGGCTTCAGATCATTTGGTTAGGGCTTATCATCATACCTATGGTCTAGCAGTCACGACGAGTAATTGCTCTAATAATTATGGGCCTTATCATTTTCCTGAAAAATTGATTCCTTTAGTCATTATTAATATTCTACATAATAAGTCACTGCCCATTTATGGTGATGGTATGCAAATTCGTGACTGGTTATATGTGGAAGATCATGCCTACGGGATTGATTTAGTGCTAAATAAAGGTAAGGTTGGCGAAACTTATAATATTGGCGGTAATAACGAATGGGCAAATATTAATATCGTCAAAGAGGTTTGTCATTTGCTAGAGCAAGCTTTTGTGACTGATCAAACGTTAGCTAAAAAATTTCCTGAGGCACTTGCGGCAATTAACCAAGATACCGAAGCATTGATTACCTATGTCAAAGACCGCCCTGGACATGATCGACGCTATGCTATTGATGCCACTAAGACCAATAATGAATTGGGTTATGTACCTAGAGAGTCATTTGAAACAGGGATTGCTAAAACAGTGCAGTGGTATTTAGATAATGATACTTGGTGGCAGGCAGTGATAGATGGCTCATACCAAGATTGGATTAATGAGCAGTATGTGTAA